In Verrucomicrobiia bacterium, the genomic window CCGACTTTCGCGACGGATTCATCCGCAGCAATCCGCAGTTTAAAAAGATGATTGAAAGCAACATCGCGTTGGGCCGCGTGGGCCAGGCCGATGACATCGCGGGCGTGGTCAACGCGCTGCTGTCCGACGATGGCTACTGGATCAACGGCCAGCGCATCGAAGCTTCGGGCGGGCAGATGCTGTGACAGCCAGCCAAACCGTCCGATCAAAATCCGGTCAGCACGATTTTGCCGATTGCGGTGCCGCTTTCGATCAGCGCATGGGCTCGCTTCAGATTGGTCGCGTTGATGGGGCCCAGGTTCTGCCGCATCGTGGTGCGGATTTGGCCGGCGTCCGCCAGCTTGGCAACTTCATTCAGTAACTTGCCCTGTTCGTTCATGTCGGCCGTTTCAAATCGGGCGCGGGCGAACATGAATTCCCAGTGCAACGAAATGCACTTGGGTTTCAGCTTGTTGATGTCCACGGGGCGCGCGACATTTTCAATCAAGGCCATCGCGCTTTGCGGCGCCATCGCGGCGATGATCTCGTCGAAGTGCTCCTCGGTCTTGGTCAGGGCCAGCACGTAATTCACGCCGCCAGGCACGATGGTTTTCACCTGCGCCGCCAGCGGCTGGCGATGGTCGACCACGTGATGTGCCCCCATCTCGCGGCACCACGCCTGGGTTTCCGGGCGCGACGCGGAGGCGATGACGGTGAGCCCGGTCAACTGGCGCGCCAGTTGCGTGGCGATGGAACCCACGCCGCCCGCGCCGCCGATGACCAGCAACGAACCCGGGCTGGACGGGTTGCGCGGGATTTTCATCCGGTCGAACAGACATTCCCACGCGGTGATGGTGGTCAACGGGAGCGCCGCCGCCTCGGCAAAACTCAGGCTGGCCGGCTTGCGCCCGACGATGCGTTCGTCCACGCATTGCAGTTCCGCATAACAACCCGGACGTCCCACGTCGCCCGCGTAATAGACTTCATCACCCGGCTTGAACAACATCACTTTGCTCCCAACCGCCTTGACCACGCCCGCGGCATCCCAGCCAAGAATTTGCAATTGCCCATCCGGTCGGCCCGGCCCGCCGCCGGAACGAATTTTGGCATCCACGGGATTGACGGAAATTGCCTGGATTTCTACGAGCAGATCACGCGGTCCGGGTTGGGGCGTTTCCGCCGTCAAATCGAGGAAACTGTCGGGATCGGAGATGGGCAGGGATTTGTGAAAGCTGACGATTTTCATAATGGTTTGAGAATTTTAATTCAGGATTTGGGGGCGGGTGGCACGGCTGAAAACAGCGCAACCAGCCCCTCGGCCAGAGTCGGGTGCGTAAAAATCATGTCGCGCAACGTCGTGTAGGGAAGCCCGGAGAGCATCGCCACCTGGACGGCAGCCATGATTTCTCCGGCCTCGACTCCAAACGCGGTGAAACCGAGGATGCGATCAGACTTGGCGTCAATCAACCCCTTCATAAAACCGCGTGTTTCGGAAAGTGTGCGGGTTCGCAACGCAGCTGCCATCGGAATTTTCGTCAGACGATAGGGAATATTCTTTTGCCTGGCTTCCGTTTCACTGAGTCCGATGCGGGCGAGTTCGGGATCAGTAAACAAACAAAACGGCACCTGTCGTCTGGTGGTCGCCCGGTTGCCTCCCGCGAGATTGTCCCGCACGATGCGAAAATCGTCGAACGCGATATGCGTGAAATGCGGGCTGCCTGCACAATCACCCACGGCAAAAACATCCGGCGCCGTTGTTTCGAGTCGCTCATTGACTTTGATGTAGCCACGTTCGGTGAGTTCTACTCCGGCCAGTTCCAGACCAATGCCGTTGGTGTTTGGCGTCCGTCCGCCGGCCACCAGCAGATGCGAACCGACGAGAACCGTTTCGGTTCCCGCTTGAGTCAGATGAAGCTTCACTGTTTCACCGGATTTTCCCTCGACTTTGGTGACACGGGAGCTGGTGAGCACTTCAATGCCTTCGTCGCGGAACAACCCGTGAATGGCCTCGGTCACATCGTCATCTTCGCGATGGATCAACCTTGCGTTACGATCAATGACGGTCACCCGGCTGCCGAAGCGTCGCATGGCCTGCGCGAATTCGAGTCCGATGTAGCCGCCGCCCAAAACCAGCAGATGCTCCGGTATGTGGTCCAGCTCCAGCGCTTCAATGTGCGTGAGCGGACTGGCTTCAGCCAGACCCGGAATCGCGTCAATCGTCGCACGCGTGCCAACGCACAAAATAATCTTTTCACCCTGCAACCGGCGTTTCGTTCCGTCCGGCTGCGTCAGTTCGATGGTTTTGGGAGCGACGAAGCGCCCCGAACCCATGAGCAGTTCCGCGCCGCTGGATTTGTAATTGGCGAGGTGCAC contains:
- a CDS encoding FAD-dependent oxidoreductase → MKTDTYDILVLGSGEAGKYIAWTLAKRGKRVAVIERKYIGGSCPNIACLPSKNLIHSAKVANYFFRSGEFGISKDNCQIDMTVVRERKRKMVAGLIEVHLANYKSSGAELLMGSGRFVAPKTIELTQPDGTKRRLQGEKIILCVGTRATIDAIPGLAEASPLTHIEALELDHIPEHLLVLGGGYIGLEFAQAMRRFGSRVTVIDRNARLIHREDDDVTEAIHGLFRDEGIEVLTSSRVTKVEGKSGETVKLHLTQAGTETVLVGSHLLVAGGRTPNTNGIGLELAGVELTERGYIKVNERLETTAPDVFAVGDCAGSPHFTHIAFDDFRIVRDNLAGGNRATTRRQVPFCLFTDPELARIGLSETEARQKNIPYRLTKIPMAAALRTRTLSETRGFMKGLIDAKSDRILGFTAFGVEAGEIMAAVQVAMLSGLPYTTLRDMIFTHPTLAEGLVALFSAVPPAPKS
- a CDS encoding zinc-binding alcohol dehydrogenase family protein, yielding MKIVSFHKSLPISDPDSFLDLTAETPQPGPRDLLVEIQAISVNPVDAKIRSGGGPGRPDGQLQILGWDAAGVVKAVGSKVMLFKPGDEVYYAGDVGRPGCYAELQCVDERIVGRKPASLSFAEAAALPLTTITAWECLFDRMKIPRNPSSPGSLLVIGGAGGVGSIATQLARQLTGLTVIASASRPETQAWCREMGAHHVVDHRQPLAAQVKTIVPGGVNYVLALTKTEEHFDEIIAAMAPQSAMALIENVARPVDINKLKPKCISLHWEFMFARARFETADMNEQGKLLNEVAKLADAGQIRTTMRQNLGPINATNLKRAHALIESGTAIGKIVLTGF